A window of the Garra rufa chromosome 10, GarRuf1.0, whole genome shotgun sequence genome harbors these coding sequences:
- the LOC141344019 gene encoding forkhead box protein L2-like: MASYHSLDDDAMALMVHDTNAVKKEEFAKDEPVQEPSSEKVDPSQKPPYSYVALIAMAIRESSEKRLTLSGIYQYIITKFPFYEKNKKGWQNSIRHNLSLNECFIKVPREGGGERKGNYWTLDPACEDMFEKGNYRRRRRMKRPFRPPAAHFQPGKSLFGGDGYGSYLPAPKYLQSGFMNNSWPLAQPPPPMSYASCQMANGNMGPMKGLSAPSYNPYSRMQAMGLPNMMNSYSGMGHHQHQAQQQQPSPVPSNSAAALQFTCSRQPAELYSYWDHEAKNSSLHSRIDI, from the coding sequence ATGGCATCTTACCATAGCTTAGATGATGACGCAATGGCTTTGATGGTGCACGACACGAACGCGGTGAAGAAAGAAGAGTTCGCGAAGGACGAGCCGGTCCAGGAGCCCAGTTCGGAGAAGGTGGATCCGTCGCAGAAGCCGCCGTATTCGTACGTGGCTCTGATCGCTATGGCCATCCGGGAGAGTTCGGAGAAGAGGCTGACCCTCTCCGGCATCTACCAGTATATCATCACCAAGTTCCCCTTCTATGAGAAGAACAAGAAGGGCTGGCAAAACAGCATCCGACACAACCTGAGTCTCAACGAGTGCTTCATCAAAGTTCCCCGGGAAGGCGGCGGGGAGCGCAAGGGCAACTACTGGACTCTGGATCCGGCCTGCGAGGACATGTTCGAGAAGGGCAACTACCGGCGTCGGAGGCGCATGAAGCGGCCTTTCAGACCGCCTGCGGCTCACTTCCAGCCGGGCAAGTCTCTCTTCGGCGGCGACGGATACGGCAGCTACCTCCCCGCGCCCAAATACCTCCAGTCCGGCTTCATGAACAACAGCTGGCCGCTGGCGCAGCCTCCTCCGCCGATGAGCTACGCGTCCTGCCAGATGGCCAACGGCAACATGGGTCCCATGAAAGGACTGTCCGCTCCGTCGTACAACCCCTACAGTCGAATGCAAGCCATGGGCCTGCCCAACATGATGAACTCGTACAGCGGGATGGGGCACCACCAGCACCAGGCGCAGCAGCAGCAGCCCTCGCCGGTGCCGTCCAACTCCGCGGCCGCTTTGCAGTTCACCTGCTCCCGGCAACCAGCCGAGCTCTACTCGTACTGGGACCACGAGGCCAAAAACTCCTCGTTACACTCGCGGATTGACATTTGA